A window from Actinomycetospora corticicola encodes these proteins:
- the fusA gene encoding elongation factor G — MARDVLTDLGKVRNIGIMAHIDAGKTTTTERILYYTGINYKIGEVHDGAATMDWMEEEQKRGITITSAATTTFWKDHQLNIIDTPGHVDFTIEVERNLRVLDGAVAVFDGKEGVEPQSETVWRQADTYDVPRICFVNKMDKLGADFYFTVQTIKDRLHAKPLVVQLPMGVESEFYGVIDLVRMRALTWRGEVQKGEDYAIEEIPAEYAEKAAEYREALMEAIAESDESLMDRYFAGEEISVEEIEHGIRAVTVTSEYNPVLCGTAYKNKGVQPMLDAVIAYLPAPTDVKPVEGTLLDGETPVVRHATTEEPFSALAFKIMTHPFYGKLTYIRVYSGKIASGAQMINSTKDRKERIGKIFQMHSNKENPVDSGMAGHIYAVVGLKDTTTGDTLCDPASPVILESMVFPTPVIEVAIEPKSKADQEKLSTAIQRLSDEDPTFQVARDEETGQTIIKGMGELHLEVLVNRMKSDFKVEANIGKPQVAYKETIRRPVEKYEYTHKKQTGGSGQFARVIIALEPMEKSEDGALYEFVNKVTGGRVPREYIPSVDAGAQDAMQYGVLAGYPMTGLRLTLLDGQYHEVDSSEMAFKVAGSMALKEAARKADPAILEPLMAVEVSTPEDYMGDVIGDLNSRRGQIQAMEERSGNRIVKAVVPLSEMFGYVGDLRSKTQGRANYSMQFDSYGEVPASVAKEIIAKATGE; from the coding sequence GTGGCACGCGACGTGCTGACCGACCTGGGCAAGGTCCGCAACATCGGGATCATGGCCCACATCGACGCGGGCAAGACCACCACGACCGAGCGCATCCTGTACTACACCGGCATCAACTACAAGATCGGTGAGGTCCACGACGGCGCGGCCACGATGGACTGGATGGAGGAGGAGCAGAAGCGCGGCATCACGATCACGTCCGCCGCGACGACGACCTTCTGGAAGGACCACCAGCTCAACATCATCGACACCCCCGGGCACGTCGACTTCACCATCGAGGTCGAGCGCAACCTGCGTGTCCTCGACGGTGCCGTCGCGGTGTTCGACGGCAAGGAGGGGGTCGAGCCCCAGTCGGAGACGGTGTGGCGTCAGGCCGACACCTACGACGTCCCGCGCATCTGCTTCGTCAACAAGATGGACAAGCTCGGCGCGGACTTCTACTTCACCGTGCAGACGATCAAGGACCGGCTGCACGCGAAGCCGCTGGTCGTGCAGCTGCCCATGGGCGTCGAGTCCGAGTTCTACGGCGTCATCGACCTGGTCCGCATGCGTGCGCTGACCTGGCGCGGTGAGGTCCAGAAGGGCGAGGACTACGCGATCGAGGAGATCCCGGCGGAGTACGCCGAGAAGGCCGCGGAGTACCGCGAGGCGCTCATGGAGGCGATCGCCGAGAGCGACGAGTCGCTCATGGACCGCTACTTCGCCGGCGAGGAGATCTCGGTCGAGGAGATCGAGCACGGCATCCGCGCCGTGACGGTCACCAGCGAGTACAACCCGGTGCTGTGCGGGACGGCCTACAAGAACAAGGGCGTCCAGCCCATGCTCGACGCCGTCATCGCCTACCTGCCGGCGCCGACCGACGTGAAGCCGGTCGAGGGCACGCTCCTCGACGGCGAGACCCCGGTGGTCCGGCACGCCACGACGGAGGAGCCCTTCTCCGCCCTGGCGTTCAAGATCATGACGCACCCGTTCTACGGGAAGCTCACCTACATCCGCGTCTACTCCGGCAAGATCGCGTCCGGGGCGCAGATGATCAACTCGACCAAGGACCGGAAGGAGCGCATCGGGAAGATCTTCCAGATGCACTCCAACAAGGAGAACCCGGTCGACAGCGGCATGGCAGGGCACATCTACGCGGTCGTGGGCCTCAAGGACACGACCACGGGGGACACCCTCTGCGACCCGGCGAGCCCGGTGATCCTCGAGTCGATGGTCTTCCCGACCCCGGTCATCGAGGTCGCGATCGAGCCGAAGTCGAAGGCCGACCAGGAGAAGCTCTCCACCGCCATCCAGCGGCTCTCCGACGAGGACCCGACCTTCCAGGTCGCCCGCGACGAGGAGACCGGCCAGACCATCATCAAGGGGATGGGCGAGCTCCACCTCGAGGTCCTGGTCAACCGGATGAAGTCCGACTTCAAGGTCGAGGCGAACATCGGCAAGCCGCAGGTCGCCTACAAGGAGACCATCCGCCGGCCGGTGGAGAAGTACGAGTACACGCACAAGAAGCAGACCGGCGGCTCCGGCCAGTTCGCGCGCGTCATCATCGCGCTCGAGCCGATGGAGAAGTCCGAGGACGGCGCGCTCTACGAGTTCGTCAACAAGGTCACCGGTGGTCGCGTCCCGCGCGAGTACATCCCGTCGGTCGACGCCGGCGCCCAGGACGCCATGCAGTACGGCGTGCTGGCCGGCTACCCGATGACGGGTCTGCGCCTGACGCTGCTCGACGGTCAGTACCACGAGGTCGACTCGTCGGAGATGGCGTTCAAGGTCGCCGGCTCGATGGCGCTCAAGGAGGCGGCCCGCAAGGCGGACCCGGCCATCCTCGAGCCCCTGATGGCCGTCGAGGTGTCCACGCCCGAGGACTACATGGGCGACGTCATCGGCGACCTCAACTCCCGCCGTGGCCAGATCCAGGCCATGGAGGAGCGCAGCGGCAACCGCATCGTCAAGGCCGTGGTGCCGCTCTCGGAGATGTTCGGCTACGTCGGTGACCTGCGGTCGAAGACCCAGGGCCGGGCGAACTACTCCATGCAGTTCGACTCGTACGGCGAGGTCCCGGCCAGCGTGGCCAAGGAGATCATCGCCAAGGCGACCGGCGAGTGA
- the rpsG gene encoding 30S ribosomal protein S7 — protein sequence MPRKGPAPKRPLVSDPVYGAPLVTQLVNKVLVDGKRSLAERIVYGALEGCRERNGADPVVTLKRALDNVKPALEVRSRRVGGATYQVPIEVRAGRSTTLGLRWLITYARARREKTMIERLTNELLDASNGLGAAVKRREDTHKMAESNKAFAHYRW from the coding sequence ATGCCGCGCAAGGGACCCGCTCCGAAGCGTCCGCTGGTGTCCGACCCCGTGTACGGGGCGCCGCTGGTGACGCAGCTGGTGAACAAGGTGCTCGTCGACGGCAAGCGGTCGTTGGCCGAGCGGATCGTCTACGGCGCCCTCGAGGGCTGCCGCGAGCGCAACGGCGCCGACCCGGTGGTCACGCTGAAGCGGGCGCTGGACAACGTGAAGCCGGCCCTCGAGGTCCGCAGCCGCCGTGTCGGTGGCGCGACCTACCAGGTGCCGATCGAGGTGCGTGCCGGTCGTTCGACGACGCTCGGCCTGCGCTGGCTGATCACCTACGCGCGTGCCCGCCGCGAGAAGACGATGATCGAGCGGCTCACCAACGAGCTGCTCGACGCCTCGAACGGTCTCGGTGCCGCCGTGAAGCGGCGCGAGGACACGCACAAGATGGCCGAGTCGAACAAGGCCTTCGCGCACTACCGCTGGTGA
- the rpsL gene encoding 30S ribosomal protein S12 — translation MPTIQQLVRRGREDKVEKTKTAALKGSPQRRGVCTRVYTTTPKKPNSALRKVARVRLSNQIEVTAYIPGEGHNLQEHSIVLVRGGRVKDLPGVRYKIIRGALDTQAVKNRKQARSRYGTKKDKS, via the coding sequence ATGCCCACCATCCAGCAGTTGGTCCGACGGGGCCGCGAGGACAAGGTCGAGAAGACCAAGACCGCGGCCCTCAAGGGGAGTCCGCAGCGGCGCGGTGTCTGCACCCGCGTCTACACGACCACCCCGAAGAAGCCGAACTCCGCGCTCCGCAAGGTCGCGCGCGTGCGCCTCTCGAACCAGATCGAGGTCACCGCGTACATCCCGGGCGAGGGCCACAACCTGCAGGAGCACTCGATCGTGCTCGTGCGCGGCGGTCGCGTGAAGGACCTGCCGGGCGTTCGCTACAAGATCATCCGCGGTGCGCTGGACACGCAGGCGGTCAAGAACCGCAAACAGGCCCGCAGCCGCTACGGGACGAAGAAGGACAAGAGCTGA
- a CDS encoding DNA-directed RNA polymerase subunit beta': MLDVNFFDELRIGLATADDIRQWSFGEVKKPETINYRTLKPEKDGLFCEKIFGPTRDWECYCGKYKRVRFKGIICERCGVEVTRAKVRRERMGHIELAAPVTHIWYFKGVPSRLGYLLDLAPKDLEKIIYFAAYVITDVNADQRHNDLSTLENEIAGERKRLESQRDNDLEARAQKLETDIAELEAEGAKSDVRRKVKEGGEREMRQLRDRAQRELDRLQEVWDTFAKLDRGQLIQDESLYRELYDRYADYFTGAMGAEAIQKLLDTFDIDAEAENLRETIRSGKGQRKLRALKRLKVVAAFQATGNRPGGMVLDCVPVIPPDLRPMVQLDGGRFATSDLNDLYRRVINRNNRLKRLIDLGAPEIIVNNEKRMLQEAVDALFDNGRRGRPVTGPGNRPLKSLSDLLKGKQGRFRQNLLGKRVDYSGRSVIVVGPQLKLHQCGLPKQMALELFKPFVMKRLVDLNHAQNIKSAKRMVERQRGQVWDVLEEVINEHPVMLNRAPTLHRLGIQAFEPQLVEGKAIQLHPLVCEAFNADFDGDQMAVHLPLSAEAQAEARILMLSANNILSPASGKPLAMPRLDMVTGLYYLTTKRPGAEGEGRAFSSPAEAIMAYDLGTLHLQAPCRIRLTADVVPGPGMVGEDHEPGTPWLADTTLGRVLFNELLPEDYPFVDDLLPKKRQAAIINDLAERYSMTEVAMTLDRLKDAGFHWATRSGVTVAMDDVVVPANKAQILEGYEERAEQVNKRYQRGALSYQERNDEMVRIWGQATEEVAKAMEDQFPEDNSIRRIVESGAAGNMTQIRQLAGIKGLVANPKGEFIPRPIKANYREGLTVVEYFISTHGTRKGLADTALRTADSGYLTRRLVDVSQDVIVREVDCGTERGVPMPIAERVGDTLQRDVHVDTSVYTRTAASDVTDAGGEVVLAKGGDIGQQAIDSLIAHGIDKVRVRSVLTCDSAQGVCAMCYGRSLATGLLVDVGEAVGIVAAQSIGEPGTQLTMRTFKQGGVAGEDITTGLPRVQEVFEARVPKGKAPIADVDGRVQLEDGEKFWKITLIPDDGSEEVVYDKLSKRQRLATLTVDGTERPLQDGDHVDVGQQLLEGTADPHEILRVMGPREVQLHLVDEVQKVYRSQGVSIHDKHIEVIVRQMLRRVTIIDSGATEFLPGGVVDRAEFEGQNRKVVAEGGDPAAGRPVLMGITKASLATESWLSAASFQETTRILTNAAIEGKSDSLVGLKENVIIGKLIPAGTGINRYRNIQVQPTEEARAAAYALPSYDDGYYSPDVFGGGSGVAVPLDDYDFGQYR; this comes from the coding sequence TTGCTCGACGTCAACTTCTTCGACGAGCTCCGGATCGGTCTGGCTACGGCCGACGACATCCGGCAGTGGTCCTTCGGCGAGGTCAAGAAGCCCGAGACCATCAACTACCGCACGCTCAAGCCCGAGAAGGACGGACTCTTCTGCGAGAAGATCTTCGGTCCGACCCGGGACTGGGAGTGCTACTGCGGCAAGTACAAGCGCGTCCGCTTCAAGGGCATCATCTGTGAGCGCTGCGGCGTCGAGGTGACCCGCGCCAAGGTGCGTCGTGAGCGGATGGGCCACATCGAGCTGGCCGCACCCGTGACGCACATCTGGTACTTCAAGGGCGTCCCGTCGCGGTTGGGCTACCTGCTCGACCTCGCGCCGAAGGACCTCGAGAAGATCATCTACTTCGCGGCCTACGTCATCACCGACGTGAACGCGGACCAGCGGCACAACGACCTGTCGACGCTCGAGAACGAGATCGCCGGGGAGCGCAAGCGCCTCGAGTCGCAGCGCGACAACGACCTCGAGGCGCGGGCGCAGAAGCTCGAGACCGACATCGCCGAGCTCGAGGCCGAGGGCGCCAAGTCCGACGTGCGCCGCAAGGTCAAGGAGGGCGGCGAGCGCGAGATGCGTCAGCTGCGCGACCGTGCGCAGCGCGAGCTCGACCGCCTCCAGGAGGTGTGGGACACCTTCGCCAAGCTCGACCGCGGGCAGCTCATCCAGGACGAGTCGCTCTACCGCGAGCTGTACGACCGCTACGCGGACTACTTCACCGGTGCCATGGGTGCCGAGGCGATCCAGAAGCTCCTGGACACCTTCGACATCGACGCCGAGGCGGAGAACCTCCGCGAGACCATCCGCTCGGGCAAGGGGCAGCGCAAGCTGCGCGCGCTCAAGCGGCTCAAGGTCGTGGCCGCGTTCCAGGCGACGGGCAACCGTCCCGGCGGCATGGTGCTCGACTGCGTGCCGGTGATCCCGCCGGACCTGCGCCCGATGGTGCAGCTCGACGGTGGCCGCTTCGCCACCTCGGACCTCAACGACCTGTACCGCCGGGTCATCAACCGCAACAACCGCCTCAAGCGACTGATCGACCTCGGCGCGCCCGAGATCATCGTCAACAACGAGAAGCGGATGCTGCAGGAGGCCGTCGACGCGCTGTTCGACAACGGCCGTCGCGGCCGGCCGGTGACGGGGCCGGGCAACCGCCCGCTCAAGTCGCTGTCCGACCTGCTCAAGGGCAAGCAGGGCCGGTTCCGGCAGAACCTGCTCGGCAAGCGCGTCGACTACTCGGGCCGCTCGGTCATCGTGGTCGGCCCGCAGCTCAAGCTGCACCAGTGCGGCCTGCCCAAGCAGATGGCGCTCGAGCTGTTCAAGCCGTTCGTCATGAAGCGCCTGGTCGACCTCAACCACGCCCAGAACATCAAGTCCGCGAAGCGGATGGTCGAGCGTCAGCGCGGCCAGGTCTGGGACGTGCTCGAGGAGGTCATCAACGAGCACCCGGTCATGCTGAACCGGGCGCCCACGCTGCACCGTCTCGGCATCCAGGCCTTCGAGCCGCAGCTGGTCGAGGGCAAGGCCATCCAGCTGCACCCGCTGGTGTGCGAAGCGTTCAACGCCGACTTCGACGGTGACCAGATGGCGGTCCACCTGCCGCTGTCGGCCGAGGCGCAGGCCGAGGCCCGCATCCTCATGCTGTCGGCCAACAACATCCTGTCGCCGGCGTCGGGCAAGCCGCTCGCCATGCCGCGTCTGGACATGGTCACGGGGCTCTACTACCTGACGACCAAGCGTCCGGGCGCCGAGGGCGAGGGGCGGGCGTTCTCGTCCCCGGCCGAGGCGATCATGGCCTACGACCTGGGGACCCTCCACCTGCAGGCGCCCTGCCGCATCCGCCTCACCGCGGACGTCGTGCCGGGGCCGGGGATGGTCGGCGAGGACCACGAGCCCGGCACGCCCTGGCTCGCGGACACCACGCTGGGCCGGGTGCTCTTCAACGAGCTCCTGCCGGAGGACTACCCCTTCGTCGACGACCTGCTGCCCAAGAAGCGGCAGGCGGCGATCATCAACGACCTCGCCGAGCGGTACTCGATGACCGAGGTCGCCATGACGCTGGACCGGCTGAAGGACGCCGGCTTCCACTGGGCCACGCGCTCGGGCGTCACGGTCGCCATGGACGACGTCGTCGTGCCGGCGAACAAGGCCCAGATCCTCGAGGGCTACGAGGAGCGGGCCGAGCAGGTCAACAAGCGCTACCAGCGTGGTGCGCTCTCCTACCAGGAGCGCAACGACGAGATGGTGCGCATCTGGGGCCAGGCCACCGAGGAGGTGGCGAAGGCGATGGAGGACCAGTTCCCCGAGGACAACTCCATCCGTCGCATCGTCGAGTCGGGCGCGGCCGGCAACATGACCCAGATCCGCCAGCTGGCGGGCATCAAGGGTCTGGTGGCCAACCCGAAGGGCGAGTTCATCCCGCGCCCGATCAAGGCGAACTACCGCGAGGGCCTGACGGTCGTCGAGTACTTCATCTCGACCCACGGCACCCGCAAGGGTCTGGCCGACACCGCGCTCCGTACGGCGGACTCCGGCTACCTGACCCGGCGTCTCGTGGACGTCTCGCAGGACGTCATCGTCCGCGAGGTGGACTGCGGGACCGAGCGCGGCGTGCCGATGCCGATCGCGGAGCGCGTGGGGGACACCCTCCAGCGCGACGTCCACGTCGACACCAGCGTCTACACCCGCACCGCGGCCTCCGACGTCACCGACGCCGGTGGCGAGGTCGTCCTCGCCAAGGGCGGCGACATCGGACAGCAGGCGATCGACTCGCTCATCGCCCACGGGATCGACAAGGTCCGCGTCCGCAGCGTCCTGACCTGCGACTCGGCCCAGGGTGTCTGCGCGATGTGCTACGGCCGGTCGCTCGCGACCGGTCTGCTCGTCGACGTCGGCGAGGCGGTCGGCATCGTCGCCGCGCAGTCGATCGGTGAGCCCGGCACGCAGCTGACCATGCGCACGTTCAAGCAGGGTGGTGTGGCCGGCGAGGACATCACTACCGGTCTGCCGCGTGTGCAGGAGGTCTTCGAGGCCCGCGTCCCGAAGGGCAAGGCGCCCATCGCGGACGTCGACGGCCGCGTGCAGCTCGAGGACGGCGAGAAGTTCTGGAAGATCACCCTCATCCCGGACGACGGGTCCGAGGAGGTCGTCTACGACAAGCTGTCCAAGCGTCAGCGCCTCGCGACGCTGACCGTCGACGGCACCGAGCGTCCGCTGCAGGACGGCGACCACGTCGACGTCGGTCAGCAGCTGCTCGAGGGCACCGCCGACCCGCACGAGATCCTGCGCGTGATGGGCCCCCGCGAGGTGCAGCTGCACCTCGTCGACGAGGTCCAGAAGGTCTACCGCTCGCAGGGTGTGTCGATCCACGACAAGCACATCGAGGTCATCGTCCGGCAGATGCTGCGCCGGGTGACGATCATCGACTCGGGCGCGACGGAGTTCCTGCCCGGCGGCGTCGTGGACCGGGCGGAGTTCGAGGGCCAGAACCGCAAGGTCGTCGCCGAGGGCGGCGACCCGGCGGCCGGGCGTCCGGTGCTCATGGGCATCACGAAGGCCTCGCTGGCCACCGAGTCGTGGCTCTCGGCCGCGTCGTTCCAGGAGACCACCCGAATCCTGACCAACGCCGCGATCGAGGGGAAGTCCGACAGCCTCGTGGGGCTGAAGGAGAACGTGATCATCGGCAAGCTGATCCCGGCCGGCACCGGCATCAACCGGTACCGGAACATCCAGGTCCAGCCCACCGAGGAGGCGCGCGCCGCGGCGTACGCCCTGCCGAGCTACGACGACGGGTACTACTCGCCCGACGTCTTCGGCGGCGGGAGCGGCGTGGCCGTCCCGCTCGACGACTACGACTTCGGCCAGTACCGCTGA
- the rpoB gene encoding DNA-directed RNA polymerase subunit beta has protein sequence MAVTRATRSSNHHASFPGAPLRVSFAKLDQPLEVPDLLDLQTKSFEWLVGSEEWFERRVEAGEDTPIGGLEEVLAEISPIEDFSGSMSLSFSDPRFDEVKASVEECKDKDMTYSAPLFVTAEFTNNTTGEIKSQTVFMGDFPVMTDKGTFIINGTERVVVSQLVRSPGVYFDRTVDKTTDKDVFSVKIIPSRGAWLEFDVDKRDTVGVRIDRKRRQPVTVLLKALGWTTEQIQEKFSFSETLLATLEKDATAGQDEALLDIYRKLRPGEPPTRESAQTLLENLFFKDKRYDLAKVGRYKVNKKLGVGVEPSTGTLTEDDIIQTISYLVRLHAGETEVAAENGDTIPVETDDIDHFGNRRLRTVGELIQNQIRVGLSRMERVVRERMTTQDVEAITPQTLINIRPVVAAIKEFFGTSQLSQFMDQTNPLAGLTHKRRLSALGPGGLSRERAGMEVRDVHPSHYGRMCPIETPEGPNIGLIGSLSSFARVNPFGFIETPYRKVVDGVVIDQIDYLTADEEDRFVVAQANAPLDEDGRFLDDRILVRRKGGDVDLIAPTRVDYMDVSPRQMVSVATAMIPFLEHDDANRALMGANMQRQSVPLLRSESPLVGTGMELRAAVDAGDVIAADRPGVVEELCADYITIMDDDGQRTTHRLHKFTRSNQGTCINQKPIVSEGDRVEARQVLADGPCTEDGEMALGKNLLVAIMPWEGHNYEDAIILSQRLVQDDVLTSIHIEEHEIDARDTKLGAEEITRDIPNVSEEVLADLDERGIIRIGAEVADGDILVGKVTPKGETELTPEERLLRAIFGEKAREVRDTSLKVPHGETGKVIGIRVFSRDDDDELPPGVNELVRVYVAQKRKISEGDKLAGRHGNKGVIGKILPVEDMPFLADGTPVDIVLNTHGVPRRMNIGQVLETHLGWIAKSGWDVDADNTAEWAVNMPDDMRRVEPDTNTATPVFDGARQTEISGLLSSTLPNRDGVRLVGPDGKAQIFDGRTGEPYPHQIAVGYMYILKLLHLVDDKIHARSTGPYSMITQQPLGGKAQFGGQRFGEMECWAMQAYGAAYTLQELLTIKSDDVLGRVKVYEAIVKGENIPEPGIPESFKVLLKELQSLCLNVEVLSSDGAAIEMRDGDDEDLERAAANLGINLSRNESPSVDDVVN, from the coding sequence TTGGCAGTTACCCGCGCCACCAGGTCCTCGAATCACCACGCGTCGTTCCCCGGAGCTCCCCTCCGGGTCTCCTTCGCCAAGCTCGACCAGCCGCTGGAGGTCCCTGACCTCCTCGACCTGCAGACCAAGTCCTTCGAGTGGCTGGTCGGCAGCGAGGAGTGGTTCGAGCGCCGCGTGGAAGCGGGCGAGGACACCCCGATCGGTGGTCTGGAGGAGGTCCTCGCGGAGATCTCTCCGATCGAGGACTTCTCCGGTTCGATGTCGCTGTCCTTCTCCGACCCTCGCTTCGACGAGGTGAAGGCCTCCGTCGAGGAGTGCAAGGACAAGGACATGACCTACTCGGCCCCGCTCTTCGTGACGGCCGAGTTCACGAACAACACGACCGGTGAGATCAAGTCCCAGACGGTCTTCATGGGTGACTTCCCCGTGATGACCGACAAGGGCACGTTCATCATCAACGGCACGGAGCGCGTCGTCGTCTCGCAGCTCGTGCGCTCGCCCGGCGTGTACTTCGACCGCACCGTCGACAAGACGACGGACAAGGACGTCTTCAGCGTCAAGATCATCCCGAGCCGCGGGGCGTGGCTCGAGTTCGACGTCGACAAGCGCGACACGGTCGGTGTGCGCATCGACCGCAAGCGCCGGCAGCCGGTCACCGTGCTGCTGAAGGCCCTCGGGTGGACCACCGAGCAGATCCAGGAGAAGTTCTCCTTCTCCGAGACGCTGCTCGCCACCCTCGAGAAGGACGCCACGGCCGGCCAGGACGAGGCGCTGCTCGACATCTACCGCAAGCTGCGTCCCGGCGAGCCGCCGACGCGCGAGTCGGCGCAGACGCTCCTGGAGAACCTGTTCTTCAAGGACAAGCGCTACGACCTCGCGAAGGTCGGCCGGTACAAGGTCAACAAGAAGCTGGGCGTCGGCGTCGAGCCGTCGACCGGCACGCTGACCGAGGACGACATCATCCAGACGATCTCCTACCTCGTGCGCCTGCACGCGGGGGAGACCGAGGTGGCGGCCGAGAACGGCGACACGATCCCGGTCGAGACCGACGACATCGACCACTTCGGCAACCGGCGCCTGCGCACGGTCGGCGAGCTCATCCAGAACCAGATCCGGGTGGGTCTCTCCCGCATGGAGCGCGTCGTGCGCGAGCGCATGACGACCCAGGACGTCGAGGCGATCACGCCGCAGACCCTGATCAACATCCGTCCCGTCGTGGCGGCGATCAAGGAGTTCTTCGGCACCTCGCAGCTCTCGCAGTTCATGGACCAGACCAACCCGCTCGCGGGCCTGACGCACAAGCGCCGGCTGTCCGCGCTCGGCCCGGGTGGTCTGTCCCGTGAGCGTGCGGGCATGGAGGTCCGTGACGTCCACCCGTCGCACTACGGCCGCATGTGCCCGATCGAGACCCCGGAGGGCCCGAACATCGGCCTGATCGGGTCGCTGTCGAGCTTCGCGCGGGTCAACCCGTTCGGCTTCATCGAGACGCCGTACCGGAAGGTCGTCGACGGGGTCGTCATCGACCAGATCGACTACCTGACCGCCGACGAGGAGGACCGCTTCGTCGTCGCGCAGGCCAACGCGCCGCTCGACGAGGACGGCCGCTTCCTCGACGACCGCATCCTGGTCCGCCGCAAGGGCGGCGACGTCGACCTCATCGCGCCGACGCGGGTCGACTACATGGACGTCTCGCCGCGCCAGATGGTGTCGGTCGCGACCGCCATGATCCCGTTCCTCGAGCACGACGACGCCAACCGCGCCCTCATGGGCGCGAACATGCAGCGTCAGTCGGTGCCGCTGCTGCGTTCCGAGTCGCCGCTGGTCGGCACCGGGATGGAGCTGCGCGCCGCGGTCGACGCGGGCGACGTCATCGCCGCGGACCGTCCGGGTGTGGTCGAGGAGCTGTGCGCCGACTACATCACGATCATGGACGACGACGGCCAGCGGACGACGCACCGGCTGCACAAGTTCACGCGCTCCAACCAGGGCACGTGCATCAACCAGAAGCCGATCGTCTCCGAGGGCGACCGCGTCGAGGCCCGTCAGGTCCTCGCCGACGGGCCGTGCACCGAGGACGGTGAGATGGCCCTGGGCAAGAACCTGCTCGTGGCGATCATGCCGTGGGAGGGGCACAACTACGAGGACGCGATCATCCTGTCGCAGCGTCTCGTGCAGGACGACGTCCTGACCTCGATCCACATCGAGGAGCACGAGATCGACGCCCGCGACACGAAGCTCGGCGCCGAGGAGATCACCCGGGACATCCCGAACGTCTCCGAGGAGGTCCTCGCCGATCTCGACGAGCGCGGCATCATCCGCATCGGTGCCGAGGTGGCCGACGGCGACATCCTGGTCGGGAAGGTCACGCCCAAGGGCGAGACCGAGCTGACCCCGGAGGAGCGCCTGCTCCGCGCGATCTTCGGTGAGAAGGCGCGCGAGGTGCGTGACACCTCGCTCAAGGTCCCGCACGGCGAGACCGGCAAGGTCATCGGCATCCGCGTGTTCTCGCGCGACGACGACGACGAGCTGCCGCCCGGGGTCAACGAGCTGGTCCGCGTCTACGTGGCCCAGAAGCGCAAGATCTCCGAGGGCGACAAGCTCGCCGGCCGCCACGGCAACAAGGGCGTCATCGGCAAGATCCTGCCGGTCGAGGACATGCCGTTCCTCGCCGACGGGACCCCCGTCGACATCGTCCTCAACACCCACGGCGTGCCGCGACGCATGAACATCGGCCAGGTCCTCGAGACCCACCTCGGGTGGATCGCGAAGAGCGGGTGGGACGTCGACGCGGACAACACCGCCGAGTGGGCCGTGAACATGCCCGACGACATGCGCCGGGTCGAGCCCGACACGAACACCGCCACCCCGGTGTTCGACGGTGCCCGCCAGACCGAGATCTCGGGCCTGCTCAGCTCCACGCTGCCCAACCGTGACGGTGTGCGGCTGGTCGGTCCGGACGGCAAGGCGCAGATCTTCGACGGACGTACCGGTGAGCCGTACCCGCACCAGATCGCGGTCGGCTACATGTACATCCTCAAGCTGCTCCACCTCGTGGACGACAAGATCCACGCCCGGTCGACCGGCCCGTACTCGATGATCACCCAGCAGCCGCTGGGTGGTAAGGCGCAGTTCGGTGGTCAGCGCTTCGGTGAGATGGAGTGCTGGGCGATGCAGGCCTACGGCGCGGCGTACACGCTGCAGGAGCTGCTGACGATCAAGTCCGACGACGTGCTCGGCCGCGTCAAGGTCTACGAGGCGATCGTCAAGGGCGAGAACATCCCGGAGCCCGGTATCCCGGAGTCCTTCAAGGTGCTCCTCAAGGAGCTCCAGTCGCTCTGCCTCAACGTGGAGGTGCTGTCCTCGGACGGTGCCGCCATCGAGATGCGCGACGGCGACGACGAGGACCTCGAGCGTGCCGCGGCCAACCTCGGCATCAACCTCTCGCGCAACGAGTCGCCCTCCGTGGACGACGTCGTCAACTGA